A section of the Styela clava chromosome 9, kaStyClav1.hap1.2, whole genome shotgun sequence genome encodes:
- the LOC120340232 gene encoding uncharacterized protein LOC120340232, producing MWKRFCAVQQYLNIHIQSHTGEKIYPCKICGRHFLQAVSMDRHIKEMHTGKRLCSCEICGKSFLKADNLKSHMRRHTGEKPYSCKICGKCFVDKSAVNAHVRIHTGEKPFSCKICGKCFLQFSSLNRHMRIHSGDKPYSCEICGKCFSDSSYLNTHMRIHSGDKPYPCEICGKCFSQSGHLNEHMQIHTSDKPCSCEICGKCFAQSRFLSTHVRIHSSDNPYSCEICGKCFTCSSSLNVHRRIHTGEKPYSCEICGKCFLRSHDLNRHIRIHAGDKPYSCEICGKCFSQSSHFNTHMRIHASEKQYSCEICGKCFSRSWNLNRHMKIHNKKNITIEKHVESVP from the coding sequence ATGTGGAAAAGGTTTTGCGCGGTCcagcaatatttgaatattcatataCAAAGTCATACAGGAGAGAAGATATATCCCTGCAAAATATGTGGCAGACATTTCTTGCAAGCAGTTAGTATGGATCGGCATATCAAAGAAATGCATACTGGTAAAAGGCTATGCTCTTGTGagatatgtgggaaaagttttTTGAAAGCAGATAATCTGAAAAGTCATATGCGAAGGCATACAGGGGAAAAACCATATTCCTGTAAAATATGCGGCAAATGTTTTGTGGACAAAAGTGCTGTGAATGCTCATGTACGAATTCATACAGGAGAGAAGCCATTTTCTTGTAAGATATGTGGCAAATGTTTTTTACAATTTAGCAGTTTGAATAGACATATGCGAATCCATTCAGGTGATAAACCATACTCCTGTGAGATATGTGGCAAATGTTTTTCAGACTCAAGTTATTTAAACACACACATGCGAATCCATTCAGGTGATAAACCTTACCCCTGTGAGATATGTGGCAAATGTTTTTCACAATCAGGCCATTTGAACGAACACATGCAAATCCATACAAGTGATAAGCCTTGTTCGTGTGAAATATGTGGCAAATGTTTTGCGCAATCAAGGTTTTTGAGCACACATGTGCGAATCCATTCAAGTGATAATCCTTATTCCTGTGAAATATGTGGTAAATGCTTCACATGTTCCAGTAGTCTGAATGTGCATAGAAGAATTCATACAGGAGAGAAGCCATATTCTTGCGAAATATGTGGCAAATGTTTTTTACGATCACATGATTTGAACAGACACATACGAATCCATGCAGGTGATAAACCATACTCATGTGAGATATGTGGCAAATGTTTTTCACAATCAAGTCATTTTAACACACACATGCGAATCCATGCAAGTGAAAAGCAGTACTCATGTGAGATATGTGGCAAATGTTTTTCACGATCTTGGAACTTGAATAGACATATGAAAATTCATAATAAGAAAAACATTACGATAGAGAAACATGTGGAGAGTGTTCCATGA